A window of Sphingobacterium sp. SRCM116780 contains these coding sequences:
- a CDS encoding LTA synthase family protein produces the protein MIKLKGPFAPYVGLVIRFLFLLLIYCFLRLGFYWINHSLFPNISTERLLFMLWGGVKFDLVALLYLNALYILLQIIPAPFKYNLTYQKVAKWIFIVTNAIGIALNLADFAYYPFTLKRTTGTVFDQFAHEENLLKLAFDFCLDYWYLFILFALLVYGLIKLYHLVQVLRPVSFKWTTYSLQSVMFLFAIFLFIGGVRGGWAHSTRPITLSNAGDYVINPEEMNIVLNTPFSLMKTLKAVNLKPIHIYSDQEIAAIYNPIHYPQSKVPFKKMNVVFLILESFAKEHFGELNKDIQGGNYKGFTPFLDSLIREGYTFEHTYANGRKSIDALPSVITGVPSVGEPFVLSVYSGNKTTSIAKLLGDEGYETAFFHGAPNGSMGFSAYMKLAGIQHYFGKNEYNNDADFDGIWGIWDEPFMQFMANKINTFKQPFFASFFSLSSHHPFKVPEKYQGVFPKGELPVQEPIGYTDNALRQFFKTAATMPWYKNTLFVICADHATVSALPEYKTAANSFAIPIILYTPGGELRGRADKLAQQIDIMPTVLNYLNYDKPYFAFGFDALNPTKENFVVNNNAGTYNFYYKDYLLINDGTKNVSLHNLKEDRFMKKDLLNEHPVVLDTMETKFKAFQQQYNNRMIGNKLIYDGH, from the coding sequence ATGATAAAGTTGAAAGGTCCATTTGCACCATATGTAGGATTAGTGATCCGATTCCTATTCTTGTTATTGATTTACTGTTTTCTAAGACTAGGTTTTTATTGGATCAATCACTCTTTATTTCCCAATATCAGTACAGAGCGTCTTTTATTTATGCTATGGGGAGGTGTTAAGTTTGATCTTGTCGCATTGCTATATTTGAATGCCCTTTATATTCTGTTACAGATCATACCAGCACCATTTAAGTATAATCTTACGTATCAAAAAGTAGCGAAATGGATCTTTATTGTCACTAATGCTATAGGTATAGCCTTAAATTTGGCTGATTTCGCTTACTACCCATTTACCCTAAAACGTACTACAGGAACCGTATTTGATCAATTTGCACATGAAGAAAATCTCCTGAAATTAGCCTTTGATTTCTGTTTGGATTATTGGTATCTCTTCATCCTATTTGCGTTATTGGTATATGGTTTAATCAAATTATATCATCTCGTGCAAGTGCTACGTCCTGTATCGTTTAAATGGACGACCTATAGCCTGCAATCGGTTATGTTTTTATTTGCTATTTTTCTTTTTATAGGGGGAGTTCGTGGTGGATGGGCACACAGTACAAGACCGATTACATTGAGTAATGCCGGGGATTATGTAATCAATCCAGAAGAGATGAATATTGTTTTAAATACCCCCTTTAGCTTAATGAAAACGCTGAAAGCGGTGAATTTAAAACCCATTCATATCTACTCTGATCAAGAGATTGCAGCCATTTATAATCCTATCCATTATCCACAAAGTAAAGTCCCTTTCAAAAAAATGAATGTGGTTTTCTTGATTTTGGAAAGTTTTGCCAAAGAACATTTTGGTGAACTGAATAAAGATATTCAGGGAGGAAATTACAAAGGATTTACACCTTTCTTGGACTCTTTGATTCGAGAAGGCTATACCTTTGAGCATACATATGCCAATGGGCGTAAATCAATCGATGCATTACCATCTGTCATCACAGGAGTTCCTTCTGTAGGAGAACCTTTTGTATTATCGGTTTATTCAGGTAACAAAACAACGAGTATCGCGAAATTATTGGGAGACGAGGGCTATGAAACAGCCTTCTTTCATGGCGCTCCAAATGGTAGCATGGGCTTTTCGGCATATATGAAATTAGCGGGTATTCAGCATTATTTTGGTAAGAATGAATACAATAATGATGCAGACTTCGATGGTATTTGGGGAATTTGGGATGAACCTTTTATGCAATTTATGGCCAATAAAATCAATACTTTTAAACAGCCTTTTTTTGCAAGTTTCTTTTCATTGTCCTCACATCATCCGTTTAAGGTGCCTGAAAAATATCAAGGTGTATTTCCGAAAGGAGAACTTCCTGTACAAGAGCCTATAGGTTATACCGACAATGCGTTAAGACAATTTTTCAAAACTGCCGCTACTATGCCTTGGTACAAAAATACATTGTTTGTGATTTGTGCGGATCATGCTACTGTAAGTGCATTGCCAGAATACAAAACTGCAGCCAATAGTTTTGCTATTCCAATTATCCTCTATACGCCTGGAGGAGAGTTAAGGGGTAGGGCTGATAAGTTGGCACAGCAGATTGATATTATGCCAACTGTATTGAATTATTTGAACTACGATAAACCGTATTTTGCATTTGGCTTTGATGCCTTGAATCCAACAAAGGAAAACTTTGTCGTAAATAACAATGCAGGAACCTATAATTTCTATTATAAAGATTATTTACTGATTAACGATGGAACAAAAAATGTTTCGTTACATAATCTAAAAGAAGATCGATTCATGAAGAAGGACTTGCTAAATGAACATCCTGTCGTACTGGATACAATGGAAACTAAATTTAAAGCCTTTCAACAACAATACAATAATCGGATGATTGGAAATAAGCTCATTTACGATGGCCATTAA
- a CDS encoding LTA synthase family protein — protein MNRIANELKALTQYFLFWLIICFIDRLLFIASFFEKIGFKNFAEVFKIYYHGLSLDFSAVSYLCVIPFLLYCILSFLPNVHYKRKVLDIYTIVLLVVYFVVSFININIYREWGDKISKRAIDAFFASPSGAVASAESTPIFFPIFGMIVGIVVGYFLYRWMFKKVHFYNIKSPWQNGIKFVIGALLLFTFIRGGYGRATLNPSKAYYSEQSFYNHAAVNTQWALLRDYFSKSTRLKSPYTFYADEAQLQAVLKPAFEANPDSSISILTEKRPNIVVVMLESFVGDLIQSMGGEKGITPNFEKLIGQGVFFDHIYAAADRSDKGMIGIFSAFPAQGPESIIKYIDKHENLPAIGQELSTAGYHGSFYHGGQSEFYNFKSYMLTHGVPKVVDNASFGVDADRASWGVYDHVVLNRMLHDFDTEQKPFFSTIFTLINHEPFNLKDGYKFGDKTNADKFRSTAYYTDSVVYDFINQAKAKSWYKNTLFVVVADHGHRLPAEKWELSQPNRFHIPLLFFGDVIKPEFRGRKFNRIGNQTDIVATLLHQLNLPSTRYHWSRDLFNPTTPQIAFYNSKDAFGVITPEQVVSFDNVGKIINFKQNSHYSTAKTDSLLNIGKAYYQEVYKEFLKY, from the coding sequence ATGAATAGAATTGCCAATGAGTTAAAGGCATTAACTCAATACTTCTTATTTTGGCTCATTATATGTTTCATCGACCGATTGCTGTTTATAGCTAGTTTTTTCGAAAAAATAGGTTTTAAAAACTTTGCTGAGGTATTCAAGATCTATTATCATGGGCTTAGCCTGGATTTTTCCGCAGTATCTTATCTATGTGTCATTCCTTTTTTGCTGTATTGCATTTTATCATTTTTACCAAACGTACATTACAAAAGAAAGGTTCTAGACATTTATACTATAGTATTATTAGTTGTTTATTTTGTCGTTTCCTTTATTAATATCAATATTTATAGAGAATGGGGAGACAAGATTTCGAAGCGTGCTATTGATGCTTTTTTCGCATCACCTTCCGGAGCTGTTGCATCAGCAGAATCTACCCCCATATTTTTCCCTATTTTTGGTATGATCGTAGGCATTGTTGTCGGGTATTTTCTATATCGTTGGATGTTCAAAAAGGTACATTTCTATAATATCAAATCTCCTTGGCAGAATGGAATTAAATTTGTTATTGGTGCCTTATTATTATTCACGTTTATTCGAGGAGGTTATGGAAGGGCAACTTTAAACCCAAGCAAAGCGTATTATTCTGAACAAAGTTTTTATAATCATGCAGCTGTAAATACACAATGGGCATTATTACGAGATTACTTTTCAAAGAGTACGCGTTTAAAAAGTCCCTATACATTTTATGCGGATGAGGCACAATTACAAGCCGTTTTAAAACCAGCTTTTGAAGCAAACCCTGATTCTTCTATCTCCATACTGACAGAAAAACGTCCAAATATTGTCGTAGTTATGTTAGAAAGTTTTGTGGGGGACTTGATTCAATCTATGGGGGGAGAAAAAGGAATTACACCAAACTTTGAAAAACTGATTGGTCAAGGTGTATTCTTCGATCATATCTATGCTGCTGCAGATCGATCGGATAAGGGAATGATCGGTATTTTTAGTGCTTTCCCTGCACAGGGGCCCGAAAGTATTATTAAATATATTGATAAGCATGAAAACCTACCTGCTATAGGTCAGGAACTGAGTACAGCCGGTTATCATGGTTCTTTTTATCATGGAGGACAAAGTGAGTTTTACAATTTTAAATCGTACATGTTAACACATGGAGTTCCCAAGGTCGTTGATAATGCCAGTTTTGGCGTTGATGCAGACCGAGCATCATGGGGAGTTTATGATCATGTGGTTCTAAATCGTATGTTGCATGATTTTGATACCGAACAAAAACCTTTCTTTTCCACCATTTTTACCCTGATCAATCATGAACCTTTTAATTTGAAAGATGGATATAAATTTGGTGATAAAACGAATGCGGATAAATTCAGAAGTACAGCCTACTATACTGATTCTGTTGTTTATGATTTCATTAACCAAGCAAAAGCAAAAAGTTGGTATAAAAATACTTTATTTGTTGTTGTTGCTGACCATGGACATCGGTTACCTGCTGAAAAATGGGAATTGTCACAACCTAACCGTTTCCATATTCCCTTATTATTTTTTGGAGATGTGATCAAACCTGAGTTTAGAGGACGCAAATTTAATCGAATTGGTAATCAAACAGATATTGTAGCCACCCTGCTTCATCAATTAAACCTTCCTTCCACAAGATATCATTGGAGTCGAGATTTGTTTAATCCTACAACTCCTCAGATTGCATTTTATAATTCTAAAGATGCATTTGGAGTTATTACACCAGAACAGGTGGTGAGCTTTGATAATGTGGGGAAAATTATCAATTTTAAACAAAATAGTCATTATTCAACGGCAAAAACAGATAGCTTATTGAATATTGGAAAAGCTTATTATCAAGAAGTCTATAAAGAATTTTTAAAATATTAA